The following are encoded together in the Zingiber officinale cultivar Zhangliang chromosome 8A, Zo_v1.1, whole genome shotgun sequence genome:
- the LOC122008256 gene encoding chaperone protein ClpC1, chloroplastic-like, with product MAGSLFQSAILPAVAVNKGQTQLLGSGNAKRSVQMMCYQRRPVLQLQGFAGLRRIDTLGSSSRYKHDFCSMVSRYISYPQRKASGGAAKAMFERFTEKAIKVIMLAQEEARRLGHNFVGTEQILLGLIGEGTGIAAKVLKSMGINLKDARVEVEKIIGRGSGFVAVEIPFTPRAKRVLELSLEEARQLGHNYIGSEHLLLGLLREGEGVAARVLESLGADPSNIRTQVIRMVGESTEAVGAGVGGGSSGNKMPTLEEYGTNLTKLAEEGKLDPVVGRKDQIERVTQILGRRTKNNPCLIGEPGVGKTAIAEGLAQRIANGDVPETIEGKQVITLDMGLLVAGTKYRGEFEERLKKLMEEIKQSDEIILFIDEVHTLIGAGAAEGAIDAANILKPALARGELQCIGATTLDEYRKHIEKDPALERRFQPVKVPEPTVDETIQILRGLRERYEIHHKLHYSDEALVAAAELSHQYISDRFLPDKAIDLIDEAGSRVRLCHAQLPEEAKELDKELRQITKEKNEAVRGQDFEKAGELRDREMELKAQISALIDKGKEISKAESEAGDAGPIVTESDIQHIVSSWTGIPVEKVSSDESDRLLKMEETLHTRVIGQDEAVKAISRAIRRARVGLKNPNRPIASFIFSGPTGVGKSELAKALASYYFGSEDAMIRLDMSEFMERHTVSKLIGSPPGYVGYTEGGQLTEAVRRRPYTVVLFDEIEKAHPDVFNMMLQILEDGRLTDSKGRTVDFKNTLLIMTSNIGSSVIEKGGRRIGFDLDYDEKDSSYSRIKSLVTEELKQYFRPEFLNRLDEMIVFRQLTKLEVKEIADIMLKEVFDRLKAKDIELQVTERFKERVVDEGYNPSYGARPLRRAIMRLLEDSLAEKMLGGEIKEGDSAIMDVDSDGNVAVLNGGSGLPESVPPSVPV from the exons ATGGCTGGTTCTTTGTTTCAATCAGCAATTCTTCCTGCTGTTGCAGTGAACAAGGGTCAAACTCAGCTTCTAGGCTCTGGAAATGCTAAAAGGAGTGTCCAAATGATGTGTTATCAGAGAAGACCTGTACTTCAATTGCAAGGCTTTGCAGGCTTGAGAAGAATAGATACCCTTGGCTCCTCGTCAAGATATAAACATGATTTCTGTTCGATGGTTTCAAGATATATATCTTATCCCCAGAGGAAAGCCAGTGGAGGAGCTGCTAAGGCTATGTTTGAGCGTTTTACAGAGAAGGCAATTAAAGTAATAATGCTTGCTCAAGAAGAGGCAAGACGGTTAGGCCACAATTTTGTTGGGACAGAACAAATATTGTTGGGCCTTATTGGTGAAGGGACAGGAATTGCTGCAAAAGTTTTAAAATCAATGGGAATTAATCTTAAAGATGCCAGGGTGGAAGTGGAAAAGATTATTGGAAGAGGAAGTGGCTTTGTTGCTGTTGAGATACCTTTTACACCTCGTGCAAAACGTGTGTTAGAACTCTCTTTAGAGGAAGCCCGTCAACTTG GTCATAACTATATTGGGTCTGAGCACCTgcttcttgggctccttcgtgaGGGTGAAGGTGTAGCTGCTCGTGTGCTTGAGAGTCTTGGAGCCGATCCAAGTAACATACGTACCCAG GTTATTCGAATGGTTGGAGAAAGCACTGAAGCTGTTGGTGCTGGGGTAGGTGGAGGAAGCAGTGGCAATAAGATGCCCACACTTGAGGAGTATGGAACTAATTTGACAAAGTTGGCAGAGGAG ggaaagttagatcctgttgttgGGAGGAAAGATCAAATAGAGCGAGTCACACAAATTCTGGGTAGGCGTACAAAGAATAATCCCTGCCTAATTGGGGagcctggtgttggaaagacagCCATTGCAGAAGGACTTGCTCAGCGCATTGCCAATGGAGATGTTCCAGAAACAATTGAAGGAAAACAG GTGATTACACTTGATATGGGGCTTCTTGTTGCTGGTACGAAATATCGTGGAGAATTTGAAGAAAGGTTAAAGAAGTTGATGGAAGAAATTAAACAAAGTGATGAAATCATACTATTTATCGATGAGGTGCACACATTAATTGGAGCAGGAGCAGCAGAGGGTGCCATAGATGCTGCTAATATCTTAAAACCAGCTCTTGCAAGAGGTGAATTGCAG TGCATTGGAGCCACAACGCTTGATGAATACAGAAAACATATAGAGAAGGATCCTGCTTTGGAAAGACGATTTCAGCCTGTCAAAGTTCCAGAACCAACAGTGGATGAAACAATACAGATACTTAGAGGACTTCGCGAAAGATACGAGATTCATCACAAACTTCATTATTCTGATGAGGCTTTAGTTGCTGCTGCTGAGTTGTCCCATCAGTACATTAG TGATCGTTTCCTTCCTGATAAAGCAATCGACTTGATTGATGAAGCTGGATCTCGTGTTAGGCTTTGCCATGCACAG cTTCCAGAGGAGGCCAAGGAACTGGATAAAGAACTTAGGCAGATCACTAAAGAAAAGAATGAAGCAGTCCGTGGCCAAGATTTTGAAAAG GCAGGAGAACTGCGTGACAGAGAGATGGAGTTGAAGGCCCAGATTTCAGCTCTGATTGACAAAGGCAAAGAAATAAGCAAAGCAGAGAGTGAGGCTGGTGATGCTGGTCCTATTGTAACAGAATCAGACATCCAACACATTGTGTCTTCATGGACTGGAATTCCTGTGGAGAAAGTCTCAAGTGATGAGAGTGACCGCCTTCTCAAGATGGAAGAAACTCTCCATACACGTGTTATTGGCCAGGATGAGGCTGTCAAAGCCATAAGCCGTGCCATTCGTAGGGCTCGTGTGGGTCTTAAGAATCCCAATCGTCCAATTGCCAGTTTCATATTTTCTGGTCCAACTGGTGTTGGTAAATCAGAATTGGCAAAGGCCCTAGCTTCTTATTATTTTGGATCTGAGGATGCCATGATCCGGCTTGACATGAGTGAGTTCATGGAGAGGCATACTGTCTCAAAGCTCATTGGCTCACCCCCTGGTTATGTTGGTTACACTGAGGGTGGTCAGCTCACCGAAGCAGTTCGCCGTCGCCCCTACACTGTTGTCCTATTTGATGAGATAGAAAAAGCTCACCCTGACGTCTTCAACATGATGCTCCAGATTCTGGAAGATGGGAGGTTGACAGACAGTAAAGGGCGGACGGTGGACTTTAAGAACACCCTCTTAATTATGACCTCCAATATTGGAAGCAGTGTGATTGAGAAGGGAGGACGTAGGATTGGATTCGAccttgactatgatgaaaaggACAGCAGTTACAGCCGAATAAAAAGCCTTGTCACAGAAGAGTTAAAGCAATACTTCCGCCCAGAATTTCTCAATCGGCTTGATGAAATGATAGTCTTCAGACAGCTAACCAAACTGGAGGTCAAGGAGATTGCTGATATAATGCTCAAGGAAGTCTTCGACAGGCTGAAAGCCAAGGATATAGAACTACAAGTGACAGAGAGATTCAAGGAAAGGGTGGTGGATGAAGGTTACAACCCAAGTTACGGAGCTAGGCCGCTGAGAAGAGCTATAATGAGGCTCCTGGAGGATAGCTTGGCTGAGAAAATGCTGGGTGGGGAGATCAAGGAGGGAGACTCAGCTATTATGGATGTCGACTCTGATGGCAATGTGGCCGTCCTGAATGGTGGGAGCGGCTTGCCTGAATCAGTGCCCCCATCTGTTCCTGTATAG
- the LOC122008259 gene encoding protein LAX PANICLE 2-like isoform X3, which translates to MDQEDPSPTILFHEEEGEEEEEEGKKDDDTTVVSRDWLKLGQAASPSSDGSIGLRVVSPPRRPQSGVWLRLQPAPNQTGIREVCLPQIANKYLRIKDGRLTVRLLMKYLVKKLGLEHESEELKNTGG; encoded by the exons ATGGACCAAGAAGACCCCTCTCCGACCATACTGTTTCATGAAGAAgagggggaggaggaggaggaggagggaaaaAAGGACGACGATACCACAGTGGTTAGTCGAGATTGGCTGAAATTAGGCCAAGCAGCGTCGCCATCCTCGGACGGATCGATAGGTCTGAGGGTGGTTAGTCCGCCACGAAGACCACAGTCAGGTGTTTGGCTCAGACTTCAGCCTGCTCCAAATCA AACAGGGATCAGAGAAGTTTGTTTGCCCCAGATAGCCAATAAATACTTGAGAATAAA GGATGGGAGACTAACTGTCAGATTGCTTATGAAATACTTGGTGAAGAAACTCGGATTGGAGCATGAATCAGAG